The proteins below come from a single Papaver somniferum cultivar HN1 chromosome 11, ASM357369v1, whole genome shotgun sequence genomic window:
- the LOC113323215 gene encoding uncharacterized protein LOC113323215: MEEPSQDAHTPQTGVGSSNIPSQSIARAQSTPGVGAQYISPNEVTIIAYDGNKEKSKVTSEVWLQFTRVSEEKAKYHHYLRTFAANTRRNGTSGLWGHLDRCRRNPNKKKKGQKSLLFPPPKPVHYVDQNWKLQKRIILFCQVKGHTGTAIGKMWRSAC, encoded by the exons ATGGAAGAACCTAGTCAAGACGCACATACACCTCAAACTGGAGTTGGATCATCTAATATACCTAGTCAATCTATAGCTAGAGCTCAATCTACACCTGGAGTTGGAGCTCAATATATATCTCCAAATGAAGTTACAATTATAGCATATGATGGAAACAAAGAGAAGTCTAAAGTTACATCTGAGGTATGGTTACAATTCACAAGGGTAAGTGAAGAGAAAGCTAAATATCATCATTATTTACGCACCTTTGCTGCTAACACGAGAAGAAATGGAACTTCTGGATTGTGGGGTCATTTGGATAGATGCCGTAGGAAcccaaataagaagaagaaaggacAGAAAAGTTTGTTGTTTCCTCCCCCCAAACCAG TTCACTATGTTGATCAGAATTGGAAGTTGCAAAAGAGAATAATTTTATTTTGCCAAGTGAAAGGTCATACAGGTACTGCAATAGGTAAGATGTGGAGAAGTGCTTGTTAG